The segment TCTGATAGGATTGTTGCACAAATTTGGATTTACTTGAAGGATCAGCACGAGACATCAGATAAACGCAGAGCTTTCTTCCTTTAAAATATGTTTTTCTCAGTTATGATGGATGACAAGATGTTTTTGCAAGATCATTTAATGAAGATCAAAGACATAATCAATAGTAGGCCACTAGTCACAAGTTGGAAGAAGAGAATATGTTTATCACGTTGAAAAGCTTACAATGATCGTATGAGCACTTCATTAAAACTCTCAACATTACATCCACCAATGTTGACTTGAAGTTTGAAGACCTATGCAACAAGCTCTTGCAGCAGGACAAGAAAGAAGTAATTTGGGAGCAGCAATGAGATAGACACTATGGAACAAGCTTTTATTGCCAAAGACAAGTCCTCTCAACAAAAAGGACACTGCAAATCAGAGGAGAGTTCCAAGAAGAATATCACATATCATTATTGTGGTAAGCTTGGTCACATGAAAAAACATTGTAGGAAGTGGTTGGTTGACCAAAAATCCAACCAAGGTGTGTCTCAATAGAAGGCCCATGTTGTAGGGCATACTAAGTAGGAGTCTGCCATTTATGCATTTATGGCCAAAAGACCAGCAAATCATGTCAAATCTTATACGTGGTACATTGATTCTGGATCTTCTCAACATTTTACACATGAGAGAGATTGGTTCACGAAGTATAAGACTTGCTCAGATTCACTAATCTTCGATGGTGGTGAAGAGTATACAGTTGTTGCCAAGGCAACCTTTAGATTAGATCTAGTCGAAGAAATTTGATTTTTCTCAATGTATACTATGATCCAGGCATGGAGCTCAATTTGCTCTCTGTGAGTCAAACTATATGACATTGTCCAAAGTTGGACGTCACCTTTAGTACACATAAATGTGATATTGTTGACAAGGAGTCCAAGAAACAATTGCAGTTGGCCTTGAAGATCATGGCTTGTATGGGCTGGTTGATACTAGAAAGTCTTAGGAGCATGCAATGGTTGCAAAGAGTTCATCTATCGGTACTCTTTGGCATCAACATTATGGGGCATCTCAACCTATCTTATTTCTCTTAGTTGGCTCGAGAGAATCTAGTAGAAGGCTTACTTGAGATTCAGCAACAGACACATGGTGTATGCGGAGCTTGCCAAGCAAGGAAGCAACATCGAACTCCATTTTCAGATGAACaagcttggagagcatccaaggtccTTCAACTAGTTCATGCAGATGTTTGTGAACCAATGAATACTGCATCAGTCACTAATGTCAGGTATTTTCTCTtgttttgttgatgattttagtaggaaaaaGTGGGTGTTTTTCCTCAAAGCAAAATCAAATgtgtttaatgaatttcagaagtttaaagccttagttgaaaaagagtAAGGATGTCCAATCATCACTCTTAGGTCATATAATTGGGGTGAAATTTGTTCAAACGAATTCATCAACTTCTATGCTAAACATAGTATCAAGTGTCAACTTACCACACCCTAcatccctcaacaaaatggtgttgttgagcgGAGGAACTGTACTATTACAGAATGGTCTGTTGTATGCTGGAGAATAGAAATATTCCAAAGAAGTTTTGGGCTAAGGCAATGTATATTGCAGTGTACTTTCTTAACCGGTCTCCCACACAAGCTATTAAGAAGATGACCCCAAAAGAAGCTTGGTTTGAGAGGAAACCAAAAATCAACCATCTCAAGGTTTTTGGTTTGACTACTTATGCTTCTATTCCAGATGCTAAGAGGACCAAATTGGATTCCAACAGTCAGAAGTTGATGCTTGTAGGCTACAGTGACAATCATAAGACCTATCGATTGATTTATGTGGACACTGATCGTCTCGCATTTAGTAGAGATGTATTTGATGAAGAAAGTAGCCCCCTTTAGCTTTCTTCTCCCATCAAGAGTCCTGAAGATTACCCTCTGCAAACTAAAGATTTGGGTGTTAGGCTTCCATTAGCTCCACCTTAAAGGGAGGGATTTTGAAGATTCTGAACTTGTGGAGTATCCGCGGCACAAACCTATAACAACAGATTTCCCTCAGGACAACCTGGATCAGTATCTCAACGATTTCATTCTAGGCAGCCCAAGTCATGGTGATTGTCCTGATTTGCACGAAGATGCTTATATCCGACAGCCTAAGCGGTGGGAAAATCTAATTAGTGATGTTTGGGATAGTGAGCTTGTTGATGGTAGATCATCCAAAGGCAAAAGCAAGTAGAGTATAGTGAACTTTGATCTTATGGTCATCATTCAAAATATTTATGAGCCCCAAGACTATTCAGAGGTGAAAggtaaacctaaatgggaaaaaggCTATATAATCTGAACATCATAGTTTTTTTAAGAACAATACTtgggttctatcagatctttcacTAGGTTAgaaacccattggctgcaaatggtgtacaaggtcaagtacaaagctgatggaacaCTTGATAAATACAAAGCAATGTTGGTGGTTAAAGGATTGGGCAAACataaggcattgactatgaggagacgtttgctcctacaacaaagatgagcaccatcCGGCTTGTTCTAGCCATTGCAACTCAGTTTGGCTGGAAAGTCCATCAAGTGCACGTGAAGAAAACCTTCCTCAATTGAGATTTGAaagaagaggtctacatgatgTAGCTAGGTTAAAGGTTGCAGGCAAAGAGCACCAGATATGCAAACTGGTGAAGGCTCTTTATGGCCTACACCAGGCCCACAGGGCATGGTGCATAAAGATTGACAAGTATTTGGATGCACAGTgctttcagaggagtccttcaAATCCCAATTTATGTGTCAAGAGCACTGGTAGTGACATCATtcttcttgtcatctatgtggaTGATATCATCATTACTAGTAGTGGGGCACATTTGCTTGAGCAAATCAAATTGAATTTGTGTCAGACATTTGATATGACAAATTTGGGCCTTCTGCATTATTGTCTAGGTGTAGAATTTGGCAGACAAGTGGCGGTATTTTTATTTCTTATTCTAAATATGCCAGGAGTTTGCTAGACAAGTTCAAGATGACAGATTGCAAAATAATCTCgcctacacctatggagaaagggctgaaacTTTCAGCCAAATCAGAGTCACCAATGGTTAATGAGTCAGCTTTTAGACAACTAGTTGACATCCTCATCTATCTTACAACCACTAGACCTAATCTAAATTATGTTGTGAATTACATCTCTCGTTTCATGACTGCCCCTATGGctgaacattgggttgcagcgaagCGAGTACTGAGATATGTGAAAGGGACACTTGACTTTGGTATTCTGTATGGTAGAGGCAAAGATCCTCGACTGATTGGTTTCACAAATTCAAATGGGGCAGGTTTTGTTGATGACAaaaagtctacttctgggtatgttttcagtCTTGGTACGGGTGCAATCACATGGACCGGTAAGAAGCATtaggcaatagctctttcctcgacaAAATCAAAGTATTAGGGAATTGTTAAAGCAGCATGTGTAGTATGGCTTCTAAGGATGCTTTCTGACATTAAGGGCCTTCACCCTTGTTTTGTGACAATCAAGTGGTGCTAAAGCTTGCCAAAAATCGATTCTTCCACGAGCGCACAAAACGTGTAgagcttcattgtcacttcatACAACAACTTGTTGAAGATGGATTGGTGATGTTGCTATATGTACCAACTAAGGATCAGACTGCAAACCTTCTTACCAAGCCCCTGAGTTCGAACaaatttgtaaaatttaggggCAAACTTGGTGTAGTtagtagattgaccattaagggagggtattaaagtaatattgcTATATTCAATTTATAATGGTCAATTTAGATATTAGGACTGTTTTAAGAAACTTTCTTTCAGTTAGTTTGCTTTCCTTAGTTGTCAATCGTTTTCATTatggaaagattgtttgtaattGCTTATttaaggagtattcctctcctttgTAAATCAATCAATTACCATTTTAGTTTTGTGGGTTTACTTAAGCATAGTAGCATTACACTCCAAAAGCTTACAATTTACTTAATTGACCACCACCCACCTTATTTACCATGCCATTTTCCATGTTTTTCAAAAAGtggttctgaatttatttttttatgtaaaCTTTCCTTTTTTTGGCGAGGAGAAGAAGAATAAAAGCACAAGAAGATTGGAAATTTTTAGTTTAGGTGAAGGATAGGGCATTCTAACTTTTCAGGTGAAGGATAGGGCATTCTAACTTTTCAAGTTTAACTTTGAATAGATTATTTTTTGAGTTAAAATGTTGAACACTAATGAAGGTTTCTCTTTAAATTATATCATGAGGGTTTAGGTATAATACATTAGATTACCCCTAAAAAAATAGTAGACTGTCCAAAAATGGTAGCATTTGCCTACTATTTAAGGACCAACCTTGTATTTTTTTGCATAAACCCCCTTAGGTAAAAGTAATATAGCTGTTTTTTAAAAtcctaattgttttttttttatagttGGACTTTTTTAATGTATAAATTAAAAATTGTACCTAATTTTGTTATTTCATGTCAACatgaaatatcaaaatcaattttttctctaCTTTTATGAATATAATATGATTACCTGAGCTTTTGCCAAGCTTTACTCATTTTAAACCCAGGTAATTGAACTACACTTTTGTCACTCCATGTCAATGCCGTGTAAATGGAATACTACTATGCATTTAACTGCTGCAAGAATGCTGGAAAATTGAATTTCTAAGCTGCAGCAAGGACAAACATAATCAACTAAAAATCAGTTGAAGAAAGTTGGCACTACAATTAATTGAAAAATTCCAGAGATATAGTGGGGTGAAATTCTTATAAAATTTCTTAATGACAGAATGCAAACTCACTAAAATCTCTAAATTTAGACTGCAAATATATCAAACTCAAAGAATAATCAGTTTAAAGACAAAAGAAGCTTAGGAAAAACCCTGATAGCGTAGTTCTGACAAATCTTTACTGAAACAAAATTTGTAAGCTTCCAAAAGCATATTTACTTAAAAAGCTAAAAAGGATCTTCTGAAACCATAAGACAAGTTGGCTAACATTAGTTCTTACAAGATCTAAGCATGACAAAGAAATTAAAGTAAATGTTTAGAACTTTAGATCATTCAATTATTCTCCCAGGATTGACTCTCACCTTTTTGTCCTGCCATTTGAAATAACATGAACTGATTGAAATCCGAGTGCATCTGCTGAGCGAAAAACAGCTGATATGTTGCCAAAATCTCCCAATCCCTCCACTACCGAACAGATAGAATAGGTCCTGTTCGATACCACTTCTCTAATTCTCTGTTTTCGTGTTTCCACAATACAAGGATCAAGAGCATGAATAATCTCTGAACTTGACAGTGTCACATTTCCTGATTTAAACTTGTCCATGTATGGGAACCAATGGTCTTTTTTATCGTTGCTTCGTTTTAAATCCTGAGAATTTAAAACATAACATCCAGAACCAGATCCTCTAATATGTGAAGACCTCTTCATCTTCATTACTTTATAGAGCTCATTGACATTTTCTCCCAAATCCTTGTTTTTCATGTCAGAACCATCCCCAAGACCTAAATGCAAAACCTCTTCTCTCTCTCCATCCATACCTTCCGGATTTCCGTCAACAAAACTAACACTGGATGTAGAAGAATGTATATCCCACAGTtcagaacatacaccataacaactATTGTCAATGGTACTCTGACTACTGTCTGCGGCATCCAGGGACTCGTGGAATTGACAGATCTCTGCATTTGCAAAATTAggaaaaataacataattaaaattaaattaggaAGACAATGCTACAAACTTGCATGTCCACTTCCTTTGCAGAATGATAACATCTTATTTCATGGGATTTCATCTGAAATATGGATATTCAACATCAATAATTATCAAGTGCAGCATATCTTTTCtttcttaagactttaattttCCACAAAGAAATTCAGGTTTAACTTGTACTTGCTGGAAGTTAGGAGAACATCACATGGAATGAGTTGATTCATACATTTGTCTATAAAATACATTGTATTCTTGTGAAGTACGGGACTGATTTTTGTGTGTATTTCAACAAGTGTTTGATGTAATTCCAAGAAATGAGTGATATGTTTGCAAACTGTTTGATAAATTACCCAGGGTTTAAACCATTGTAATAAACTGTTCTGAAGCAAATTatgttaatgcataatagctttggtaagataaatgattgaatgagagataaatgaagtctctcattcaatcatttatcctatcgatacttataatgaaaaacttcaagctattaatccttcatttgataaccattcatcatttgtatatgatcaatctacttagttcgatcaaATGCTTATCTATCGATAATCATCCTATAGCATAGAATCCCAATTTAATCGGTTACTTTATTTGTGTTAACCAATTATTAAATCGGGCTAACCAATGCAATCCGATTTATATCAGTTAACatatttaatagtaaacaaatgaTTATCAGATCAACCAAACACCGATTAGTATCAGGTGTCAATGTAAGCttgcaccgattgatatcgggttatgtatgcaccgattaatatcgggtggcAAGGTAAATACGCACCGATTGATATCGGGCTGTTAAGTtaagcatacaccgattggtatcggttgttaagataagcatacaccgattggtatcggttgttAAACATACACCGTTTGTGATTACTGCGGATTAGCAAAGGGGCacaatcaagtaatgtcttgatcggtcatgtctaaaagacatgaccggtcaaggcattgctagATCGTACCCAGCTTGCATGTATATATCaaatggcatttgtgagaaaggaaatcaaaatcaataaatgctcctctcacttgccatacaaaagaagatagtcaaatttataatataaatagataatacatagaacaagataatatcaactagaatataacttgcatattgaattgaaaattgaataacatttacatggtatcagagctatagttaaatcgaacctgaggctgttcaattttgtggaaaattcctaagttaccggttccggttcaAGTTCCgattcgggttcgaagaacccagtacgccggtacggcaaaattttgaaaaggggtttgggttcgttagtacaaaaacatgtaaattatatatatatatatatatattgatatttgtgaagcctataagcatgaattaaaatttgcatgtcacatagcatcatataaacaacaaaacaaacataaacttgtaatcatagcatcatgatcataccataattgataatagcatcatatacatcaagtttaatatcaaaatgacaaaatattcaagtatcattgtttcaactttcaacaatataaacttaaagtttaatcatcaaatggatcatctaattcatcctcctcctcctcctcctcctcctcctcctcattgacattagatgagccaatgccacttgcacttgcactataagttggctcaatttccaagtcatcaagtgtcaatgcaagaagctaagAAGCaagagcatccaaatcagtatgccctggctctatatcccacatctttgttttcccttgtgtgtagtcatgttgtttgtgtgaaagaagacgtaggttggaatgcacatatactaaattctccgctctttttgatagcagcctattgcgctttactgagtggatgaaagagtatgtgctccaatttctttttgAAGCAAaagaactagcaacctatgaagacaaagtaaacaattaaagttatacattaataaaaataaaattactagcaacctatgaagacaaagtaaactataaataaactaaaacttgtaaattaaaaattttaattaattaaacttacttgcgataaaacttttatagcgaggggttgtaggtgttggaagcttgtgccatggaagtaccaccagctatgagcatccttcttggatctatgacgaagtgcatcaacacttagaccattcccatttgcgaattctatgaactcgtttgtaacaacatctcgcaaatcatcatcgggatatagtctaagaaatgctgccttgtacccatcagatacttctagatctctccatggtggaatccttcctagtttatcaagaaactgattgctatagtacttaggtgtcaaggcataggcaagaaggtgcaaaggagtggtcatcttattccacctctctacaataattacttccagttctttgaagaatttctcctgaggatcattctctttttcatttatagtgacctttatttttccaagcattgagtcaatgacatcataaatctcacctatgcaaggcctatccatgtctgtatagcgaatcatgctcatgatgggcttagtgatacttaggagatatgtaacaagatcccaccatttctcattcaatattctatccctaattttttctgccctcttagtgctactttgcttccatacaatccaattggtgctgatcaccatattgcatagtgccactctaactttcacaagtcgtcttaagacgattgtgtttgatgcaaaacaggtctcagcaacctataacacaaataatgccaaatgattaaaaaataaagccaaactttaaagaagaataaacaatatagcttacacaatgatattatgaacattgaaaattcaaaaaaatcagaaaatgtaaaattaaattactatttcacttaccttcaatagctccaaattcgaatagattttaaaaatcccttgagacatgtggtggtttgtgatgaacatctggatgtcctcagcctctacatacacatctttgatccattttattttttgcccaatcctttgtagcataagattgagtgaatgtatcgcacaaggtgtccaaaagatgtgatcatagcgttgctcaaccaacaaaccagcagctctacaattttttgcattgtccgttatgacttggacaaaacattgcggggtcccactgactcaatgacagagatgagaatttctgcaataaattggccatcttttatttggccctcacaatccacagctctcaaaaacattgcccctttaggggacaccactatgacattgatcaagggacggtttttagcatctttccacccatctgaaacaattgttacacctgtctcaacccatgaatcccttatgggtttcaatgcatcttcaaccctcttcacctctttctccaataatgttccacgtaccttctcataaccggggcccttataccctcttgatgcctcattaacactttttatcatttgcttccaatatggggagcgaacaacattgaatgacaacccatttgcataaatgcaccttactatatcttggtcaacattgtctctactctcattttggaatgcggtttctaaaggcccctttgttcttttacgaGTCAAGGGTGGTTCACcttgaggttcatttgtggcaaagaaggggtggtcttctactacaatactgggattagaagggccttgcattccctttgttttctttgatgcggtttggttcaatctacgggcttccctctcttctgctgcctcatgctccctaatatatttcatcattgtCTCATCcggtataggtttaccattttttccagggcattttttgatgcctcttccttttattccacataAATGGCCTACCAcacgataatatgaactattacgttcaatatcacatccatggcatttccaacggaatcccccacctctcggaagttgttttataatgtccacatatttccataagggagaatttggatcatttctttgttttgcaattatttgttcattgccaatggaggaagatgtagacgccattctagttcctatggcaagaaataatataaacatattcaaaaacaaaaactaaataatgaaaaaaaattcaagtttcatgtttgacaatttgtgaaacaaaaatagttggaaaaaaatgtttaaaaacctacctcttgtagccaatggaagcttgaaaatatATGGAAATGatgttgcaacacttgttgaagcttcaaaaatcagtcttcaactcctctttgatcttggaagccaaattttgttcaccctttcttcaacctgctctcataaaacttttgtttgcaacacaaatgaggtgaaatgactcaataaaatgttttagaagtcaATTTTAGGCTATAAatttcactttttacaaggcggaattgaaaaaaaaaaaaaaatttgcattatttTTTGACTTTACGGGCCGCCCAATTGCTGATCGAACCcactctgggtttttcgaaccctgaTCGAACCCAGTTCAAACTGGACCCATACCAGGGGGGCCTAGaggcgaacccggtaacctaggaaaattcaaagcaaagcatatattcaacatcacaattcttctaatggctagcgctatcagatttgaagatagactcggaggaggtgatgacttctcagcatggaagttcagaattcagatgattctaaaagaaaataaagtcgaatcatttgtaaaaactgaaactgcagaacctacgactgaacctgacaaaacaacttggagagagggaaatgaaaaggccatccaaatcatagttgatggggtgagaaataatattatgcccatcataaggaaacatgaaacagcctacaacatgttcaaagcacttgaagatgcatttgagatatctaatgccagtagaaccttggctttaaaaagagaaataaatcacatagccatgatcaaaggagaatcGGTCAATGCCGACTTCTTGCGAATATCAActctaagggatgaactggcaactcttggatatgagatccaaagcaaagaattaacactcattgccctagatgggttgcctagcatatgggaaacattcgtccaaggcatcagtgcgagggatgaatttccaaaattcgataggctaaaggctgactgtctccaagaggaatcaaggcaaaataagaaagggatcaagcaaaagaatatagatgaagatctccaagttctaaatacaaactcaaacaagaaaagcaagcagaaacaatttaggaagaggaagggtcatcacggcaagaacaccttcaagaaggacctttctcagattcaatgttacaaatgtgacaaatttgggcactatgttgccaaatgtccagaaagagctaagcaacaaaccacatttgccaaaacaagaaaatctaaaagggaagaggaccccgagaagtatgtactctattcagcacttacaaaccaagcatcaaacaaagttaactcTTGGGTGAtcaacagtggctcatccagacacattacaggattcagagaagtgctagactccatgaaagaggagaatgatgaagcAGTacctatcggagatgactccacacatctagtcaaaggagttggaacctgcaccatcaaactaaagtcaggtgtatcattacaacttaaaggagtactatatgttccaggcatcaagagaaacctagtctcaatatcagcactggaggacaatggatacagagtgaccttcatagacaacaaagtgttggcttggccaaagaattcatccatcaagaaagctaaaactatTGGTCAAAGACAAGTGTTATCCGGAAAAAGTGTATAgctagtaatgttaattatcaatagttagttagccgacgggtaggtagttggagtcgcgacggttgtgtcgcaccccttcggctgtcatatattgtaccacctccgggtctTGGGACATGTAATATTGACGACAggttataatatgaacatcctttgacattaatggcaagattattctggtacttcttttgtatttgcattgtgcgttactgttcgatttctgtattcttcctgtttacccagtgaggtaaacatttggcgccgttgccgacacGAACTCGGGAACAGGAGACAcggagacacggatggcgcacagacacaatgggcctacccattggtgaGGTGAACCCGGAGGTCGACGATGCCCAAACAGAACTATACGTAGGAGAAGACACTGCGACGAGAGAATTTTCgattctactccaagtagccattcagacctacgtgcgacgagaggcggcggaggcggaagtcccaccaagtgccgtgtggacagcgttggaagtgagtccggaggtaaatcggttgatgaaccatctcccccgactgctagcacaagcatcgttggcacaacaaactcgcctggaggagattgcccaggacgGGCGACGCCAACAAATTTTGCAGCAGCACGAGGAACAGGAagcagaacgagatggcgccaggtcaGGGGCATTTGCACCGTGAGCCATACGGGACGGAATAaaagaacacttattgtaataattatgtcatattgttggcataaacttgtcttccacattatgaatgaataaaagtgttctactttttatgtcattaagtatatagaaagcagtctgggaattaatgcccaatacactgaataaagacaaaaataagccacaatatatagatgaacgtgcagtagcccaacgtgccttgatccttgaacagcaagcggaaaggcgacagaggtataagcgaagagaggaggaacgctccgaaggggacggtgaggccagcggccacccacggagtcgggaggagttacttgcggaaactCGCCGCAGGATAGAGTATACCAAAACTCAGTTGAGGGATTTGAGGGACTtgccacacacaccagaggctaggAAAACTCCAAGGAGTGGGGTGGAGGCagaagagggagaagacaccggggctgccaggagtgtcggagggacaccggggcacggcggtcaagcaccccttataggatctgacccatccggagtaggacaacagccaccagtagtaaaaaggcaaggtatggcacaaaaacaaaaacttccaaagttccatggggatgggaaagaagaccctgtccgccactgtcgcacttgtgaaacaatttggggagcgaatggtgttaccgatgaggacgagtgggtaacacagtttcccgcaaccctgaggggcgtagccatcgactggttttcGGATACGGATAAGGCTAAGATTAGCACATGGGCagacttgaagaaggaatttcaagcagagtttcgtctcctaagagacgataatgagatcATAGCCGAAATCTACGGCACGAAACAGAGGAAGGACGAGACTGTCCGAACCTACAGCCGGCagctcaaagagctgctaggaaagatggagaaccagccggcagacggactgaaaaaacggtggttcgtggaaggtctaAAGAAATCCCTTAGACAAAAAATGAAGATAGTACCTCCTTCTTCATATtccgacgcctataacagggcaatggatttagaatGTGAACAAAagacgtccaagaagaagaaaaataaatcctcgtcggaggatgattcctcttctgacaaaagtgatagcagtgatgacgactctaatcggaaggtacgggctctccaaaaagatatggagcgaatgatga is part of the Cryptomeria japonica chromosome 10, Sugi_1.0, whole genome shotgun sequence genome and harbors:
- the LOC131077803 gene encoding uncharacterized protein LOC131077803 isoform X3, giving the protein MAATRAARCCMPPLYIINIHPRRKFGCLGKRSGTPRELQRLKCWNVHTKVCFPTREFSTSFCLPRNSESSSSFNPACEHNDAELTTVQSKEICQFHESLDAADSSQSTIDNSCYGVCSELWDIHSSTSSVSFVDGNPEGMDGEREEVLHLGLGDGSDMKNKDLGENVNELYKVMKMKRSSHIRGSGSGCYVLNSQDLKRSNDKKDHWFPYMDKFKSGNVTLSSSEIIHALDPCIVETRKQRIREVVSNRTYSICSVVEGLGDFGNISAVFRSADALGFQSVHVISNGRTKRYRQNRKVSMGSEKWLDIEQWETTRECFEVLWLRGYRIAVAYIGSDTVSVCDMDWTLPTAIVLGNEHK